In Desulfitibacter alkalitolerans DSM 16504, a single genomic region encodes these proteins:
- a CDS encoding Fur family transcriptional regulator, whose translation MDDTAAMKILDGVGLKKTPGRIAMLNIFLEAKNPMTQQEIMKKMSRVKLNYVSIYRTLETFVEAGIIHKVESGDRVWRFALGNEKKEGHGHPHFTCRSCGITECIDEVKVPDKIPLKIGYIIEKQELFLKGLCPKCSNFK comes from the coding sequence TTGGACGATACAGCTGCCATGAAAATACTAGATGGCGTTGGCCTGAAAAAAACACCAGGTAGAATTGCCATGCTCAATATTTTTCTTGAAGCAAAAAATCCCATGACACAGCAGGAAATCATGAAAAAAATGTCAAGGGTCAAGCTAAATTATGTTAGCATATATAGGACACTGGAAACCTTTGTTGAAGCTGGAATTATTCATAAAGTAGAAAGTGGGGACAGGGTGTGGCGGTTTGCCCTTGGCAATGAAAAGAAGGAAGGTCATGGCCATCCCCATTTTACATGCAGGAGTTGTGGCATCACTGAATGTATTGACGAAGTTAAGGTGCCAGACAAAATACCATTAAAAATTGGTTATATTATTGAGAAGCAGGAGCTTTTTCTTAAAGGCCTGTGCCCAAAATGTTCTAACTTTAAATGA
- a CDS encoding choline/ethanolamine kinase family protein, protein MQEQIILDSSMKLDHVGRILSMISKVPYFTEKNARVSQIEYLLGGLTNSNYKVTIDGKAYAIRVAGDGTTEYLNRPAEKHNASLMSDMDINAKIFYYDETTGNQICSFIEGKTMHIPDFQDEKALKMAAQIFKKYHYSGLEFMDHFDPIRITDEYNALLAKKDFKEFFEGFDKVREKFEAIKEAFEKNPPKLAPCHNDPLPENYILNGEKMYLIDWEYSGMCDPSFDLAALIIENNLTPELEKVFLEEYFGGELTMKQYGQVVINKFLCDALWSIWALLQIATGKPYEDYWPYGLNRFHRALGFMNDENFDNYIEAIKG, encoded by the coding sequence ATGCAGGAACAAATTATTTTAGATTCATCCATGAAATTAGATCACGTGGGTAGAATTCTATCCATGATCAGCAAGGTGCCTTATTTTACAGAAAAAAATGCCAGGGTAAGTCAAATAGAATATTTGCTTGGGGGATTAACAAACAGCAATTACAAAGTAACAATTGATGGTAAAGCTTATGCTATTCGTGTTGCAGGTGATGGTACAACTGAATATTTAAATCGTCCCGCCGAAAAGCATAATGCGTCTTTAATGTCTGACATGGACATTAATGCAAAAATTTTCTATTATGATGAAACTACTGGAAATCAGATATGCAGCTTTATTGAAGGCAAGACCATGCATATTCCTGACTTTCAGGATGAGAAAGCCCTTAAAATGGCAGCCCAAATTTTTAAAAAATACCATTATTCCGGCCTGGAATTTATGGATCACTTTGACCCAATTAGGATCACAGATGAATATAATGCTCTCCTTGCCAAAAAAGACTTTAAAGAATTCTTTGAAGGATTTGACAAGGTACGAGAAAAATTCGAAGCAATCAAGGAGGCCTTTGAAAAAAATCCTCCAAAGCTAGCCCCCTGCCACAATGATCCACTGCCAGAAAACTACATTTTAAATGGAGAAAAGATGTATCTAATTGACTGGGAATACTCAGGAATGTGCGACCCATCCTTTGACCTTGCGGCTTTGATAATCGAAAACAATTTAACTCCAGAACTAGAAAAGGTGTTTTTAGAAGAGTATTTCGGCGGCGAGCTGACAATGAAGCAATACGGTCAGGTAGTTATCAACAAGTTCCTCTGTGATGCTCTCTGGTCAATCTGGGCACTATTACAAATTGCCACCGGCAAGCCATACGAAGATTACTGGCCATACGGATTGAACAGGTTCCATAGGGCATTAGGCTTTATGAATGATGAAAACTTCGATAATTATATAGAGGCAATTAAAGGCTAA
- a CDS encoding energy-coupling factor ABC transporter ATP-binding protein: MEPLVKVRCLRHVYPDKTEVSLCGLDFIVHNCERVVVLGANGAGKTTLLAHILGLLKPLEGSVEVMELQPHKDFSILRKNIGVVFQNVDEQIIGPRVYDDIAFSLRNERLPRIEIDARVNAIARELKIEDLLNKIPHYLSGGQKKKVALAGAIVTMPRLLVMDEPFDSLDAKSKWEMVCLLNKLNNDYSMTLIITTHNMNLVPYIADTVYLINEGKIQSRGTPREILNNVDMIKKANLEPPILVELFSRLKDKGYNLNIPIVLEEAERELGDIFQEMDKKVK, translated from the coding sequence ATGGAACCCCTGGTAAAGGTCCGGTGTTTGAGGCATGTTTATCCTGATAAAACAGAGGTAAGCCTATGCGGATTGGATTTTATAGTTCACAATTGCGAGAGAGTAGTGGTATTAGGGGCTAATGGTGCTGGCAAGACAACTTTGCTGGCACATATTCTTGGCCTGCTTAAACCCCTGGAGGGTTCTGTGGAGGTAATGGAACTGCAGCCTCATAAAGATTTTAGCATTTTACGAAAAAACATTGGTGTGGTTTTTCAAAATGTTGATGAGCAGATAATAGGTCCAAGGGTGTATGATGATATTGCCTTTTCCCTGCGTAATGAAAGACTGCCCAGGATAGAAATTGATGCAAGGGTTAATGCTATAGCCAGGGAACTAAAGATAGAAGATCTGTTAAATAAAATACCCCATTATCTTAGTGGAGGGCAGAAGAAAAAGGTAGCCCTGGCAGGGGCAATTGTGACCATGCCAAGGCTTTTGGTTATGGACGAGCCTTTTGATTCGTTAGATGCAAAATCAAAATGGGAAATGGTGTGTTTGCTAAACAAGTTAAATAATGACTACTCCATGACCTTGATTATTACTACCCATAATATGAACCTGGTACCCTATATTGCCGACACCGTATATCTCATTAATGAGGGTAAAATACAAAGCAGGGGAACCCCCAGAGAAATCCTTAATAATGTTGATATGATAAAAAAAGCAAATCTTGAGCCTCCAATTCTCGTGGAGCTTTTTTCAAGACTGAAGGACAAAGGCTACAACTTGAATATACCCATTGTTCTTGAGGAAGCAGAAAGAGAACTTGGCGACATATTTCAAGAAATGGATAAGAAGGTGAAATGA
- a CDS encoding energy-coupling factor transporter transmembrane component T family protein yields MHLAEMDLLANTGQSFLHKSGVTSKLIFTILMLSAIISANKPGILIFLIAVLLVMFVLAKVPLLKVLHLALYPAFFSLLFALIKFQDSVFAGLTVILKAVGAALTMILLISTTPYVDIFACLSVVLPRILVDIFFFTYRAVFILLEKAENLFKSIKLRGGYSPLALLYNFRNVSQMIGALIIHSFEMGDRMHKIFSLRGFNGYIHVEVEWFQFNSNDIIIVGLGIFILIGTVMPWNPW; encoded by the coding sequence ATGCACCTGGCTGAAATGGATCTTCTTGCAAATACTGGACAGAGCTTCCTTCATAAATCAGGCGTAACATCAAAACTGATTTTTACTATTTTAATGCTGTCTGCCATTATATCTGCAAATAAACCAGGCATACTCATTTTTTTAATAGCAGTTCTTCTAGTAATGTTTGTGTTGGCTAAAGTCCCACTGTTAAAGGTGCTGCACCTGGCATTATACCCAGCATTTTTTAGTCTGCTTTTTGCTTTAATAAAATTCCAGGATTCTGTATTTGCCGGCTTGACTGTGATTTTAAAAGCAGTAGGGGCTGCTTTAACCATGATTCTTTTAATAAGCACTACCCCTTATGTAGATATCTTTGCATGCTTATCAGTAGTTTTGCCCAGAATACTTGTTGATATTTTCTTTTTTACTTACAGGGCAGTATTTATACTCCTTGAAAAAGCAGAGAATCTTTTTAAAAGTATCAAGCTAAGGGGTGGTTACAGCCCCTTGGCCCTTCTGTATAATTTTAGAAATGTGTCCCAGATGATTGGTGCTCTCATAATTCATTCCTTTGAAATGGGCGATAGGATGCATAAAATATTTTCATTGAGGGGGTTTAATGGATATATTCATGTGGAAGTAGAGTGGTTCCAATTTAATAGTAATGATATAATAATTGTCGGACTAGGAATTTTCATTTTGATAGGGACGGTGATGCCATGGAACCCCTGGTAA
- a CDS encoding sigma-54 interaction domain-containing protein produces MAHGEKKKTAQVDFDQLDFDTLKKILDNSHDEIYVTDAEGTVIYVNKACEKHYGVKQSDIIGKSSKEIGERKYWSPRVSPLVFKKNQSITLEQKTCLGKTLLTTATPIFDENGNIEFIIENSRDITETDGIKHELEMSKQLLKRYKLEVEELRKKEIETPGFVCHSKKMRNILELAQRIARINSTVLLLGESGTGKGVLAKFIHKNSSQSDGPFIAINCAAIPSELMEAELFGYSGGSFTGASEKGKIGLIELANGGTLFLDEIGEIPLRLQAKLLQALQEKQYFQVGGREEKQVNCRIIAATNSNLQKMVNKGEFREDLFYRINIFEIDIPPLRERTDDIVPLVKFFLNKFNDKYNMSHAITQEALDVLIQYSWPGNVRELENTIERLVVMIQEEVIDVCHLPKTFQFNSKSESLITFTTTHMPLDDAVSEVEKRLVENAYKDLGSSYAVARALGISQSKASRLIRKYCNNK; encoded by the coding sequence ATGGCACATGGTGAAAAGAAAAAGACTGCACAAGTTGATTTTGATCAACTTGATTTTGACACCCTTAAAAAGATTTTGGATAATTCCCATGATGAGATATATGTTACTGATGCAGAGGGAACGGTAATCTATGTTAATAAAGCCTGTGAGAAGCATTATGGTGTAAAGCAATCTGACATAATTGGAAAAAGCTCCAAGGAGATTGGGGAAAGAAAATACTGGAGTCCAAGGGTAAGTCCCCTGGTTTTTAAAAAGAATCAGAGTATTACCCTGGAGCAGAAGACTTGCCTTGGAAAAACCCTGTTAACTACCGCCACGCCAATATTCGATGAAAACGGCAATATAGAATTTATAATTGAGAACTCCCGGGACATTACTGAAACAGATGGCATCAAGCACGAACTGGAGATGAGCAAACAGCTTCTTAAAAGATACAAACTGGAAGTAGAGGAATTACGCAAGAAAGAAATAGAAACACCAGGGTTTGTCTGCCATAGTAAAAAAATGAGGAATATTCTTGAACTTGCACAAAGAATTGCAAGAATTAACTCAACTGTCCTTCTTCTGGGAGAATCTGGCACAGGCAAGGGGGTCCTGGCTAAATTTATCCATAAAAACAGCAGTCAAAGTGACGGACCCTTTATAGCAATCAATTGTGCTGCCATTCCCTCAGAACTAATGGAGGCAGAATTATTTGGCTATTCAGGCGGTTCATTTACCGGTGCCAGTGAAAAGGGGAAAATTGGGTTAATTGAGCTTGCTAACGGGGGCACCCTGTTTTTAGATGAAATAGGTGAAATACCTTTAAGACTACAGGCCAAGCTCCTGCAGGCTTTACAGGAAAAACAGTATTTTCAGGTAGGGGGACGGGAGGAAAAGCAGGTCAACTGCAGGATAATTGCTGCAACTAATAGCAATTTACAAAAGATGGTGAACAAGGGTGAGTTCAGAGAGGACCTGTTTTATAGAATAAATATTTTTGAGATAGACATACCACCGTTAAGAGAAAGGACAGACGATATAGTACCCCTTGTAAAATTCTTTTTAAACAAGTTCAATGATAAATATAACATGTCCCATGCCATTACCCAGGAAGCACTGGATGTCTTGATACAGTATTCATGGCCTGGAAATGTCAGGGAACTGGAAAACACCATAGAGAGATTGGTGGTTATGATTCAAGAGGAAGTGATAGATGTATGCCACCTTCCCAAAACCTTCCAATTTAATTCCAAGTCAGAATCTTTGATAACATTTACCACAACCCACATGCCTTTAGATGATGCTGTATCAGAAGTAGAAAAGCGTCTAGTGGAAAATGCATATAAGGATCTAGGCAGCTCTTATGCAGTGGCAAGGGCCCTGGGAATTAGCCAGAGCAAGGCCAGCAGATTAATAAGGAAATATTGCAATAATAAATAA